The following coding sequences are from one Granulicella arctica window:
- a CDS encoding phage tail protein codes for MAVTGPFENRNFRVKWDGRFVAGVSKISGLRWSADVVTMRDGATNVEGTGPGRTKYEPLTLERGVTFDLAFEEWAQQVMGNAPVAGTILKDLVIDLYDPAGSLVVSYKVMQCWPSSYEAMSVLDADGNVMVVERLMLEYATFERDTSVGVPGS; via the coding sequence ATGGCTGTGACGGGGCCGTTTGAGAACAGGAATTTTCGGGTGAAGTGGGATGGGAGGTTTGTGGCGGGGGTGTCGAAGATCTCGGGGCTGCGGTGGAGCGCGGATGTGGTGACGATGCGGGATGGGGCTACGAATGTCGAAGGGACGGGTCCGGGGCGGACGAAGTATGAGCCGTTGACGCTGGAGCGAGGGGTGACCTTTGACCTGGCGTTCGAAGAATGGGCGCAGCAGGTGATGGGGAATGCGCCGGTGGCGGGGACGATCTTGAAGGATCTGGTGATTGATCTTTATGATCCGGCTGGGTCGCTGGTGGTTTCGTACAAGGTGATGCAGTGCTGGCCTAGTTCGTATGAGGCGATGTCGGTGCTGGATGCGGATGGGAATGTGATGGTGGTGGAGCGGCTGATGCTGGAGTATGCAACGTTTGAGCGGGATACTTCGGTGGGGGTGCCTGGGAGTTAG
- a CDS encoding DUF4197 domain-containing protein, whose protein sequence is MDIRIRTLVLAVVSACVAGTGSGAAQGIAGALTSQQASGGLKEALTKGVSTAVSSTGRPGGYFDNAAIKILMPPKLQTVEKGLRGMGMGPKVDEFERSMNTAAEQAAPAAKSILMDALRAMTFDDARQIVAGGNTAGTQYFKRTTSDKISAAFKPIVDQSMDKAGVTTKFQDLMGHAPSMPFMKTPTVDINAYVLEKAVDGLFVVMGDEETKIRTNPAAQVTPLLKSVFGR, encoded by the coding sequence ATGGATATTCGGATACGTACGTTGGTTCTGGCGGTGGTGTCGGCGTGTGTGGCCGGGACCGGTTCGGGTGCAGCGCAGGGGATTGCGGGGGCGCTGACGTCGCAGCAGGCTTCGGGTGGGTTGAAGGAGGCGCTGACGAAGGGCGTTTCGACGGCGGTGTCGTCGACGGGACGGCCGGGCGGGTACTTTGATAACGCGGCGATCAAGATTCTGATGCCGCCGAAGTTGCAGACGGTGGAGAAGGGGCTGCGTGGGATGGGGATGGGGCCGAAGGTGGATGAGTTCGAGCGGAGTATGAATACGGCGGCAGAGCAGGCGGCTCCGGCGGCGAAGTCGATCTTGATGGATGCGCTGAGGGCGATGACCTTCGACGATGCGCGGCAGATTGTGGCGGGTGGGAATACGGCGGGGACGCAGTACTTCAAACGGACGACGTCGGATAAGATCAGCGCGGCGTTCAAGCCGATTGTGGATCAGTCGATGGATAAGGCTGGGGTGACGACCAAGTTTCAGGACCTGATGGGGCACGCGCCATCGATGCCGTTTATGAAGACGCCGACGGTGGATATCAATGCGTATGTGCTGGAGAAGGCGGTGGATGGGCTGTTTGTGGTGATGGGGGATGAGGAGACTAAGATTCGGACGAATCCGGCGGCGCAGGTGACTCCGCTGTTGAAGTCGGTGTTTGGGCGGTAG
- a CDS encoding methyltransferase has product MNSQPNFNLIARPYRWLEYLTLGPILQNCRTHFLPLLLDRKQALVLGDGDGRFLAKLLTRNPTLQADAVDTSATMLRLLRNRCEAATLTTTTRLRTHNRSALDHSPSAKTDLITAHFFFDCLPQQDLDTLIVRIAPHTSPNTLWLISDFRIPSGPMSLPAKLYIRSLYLAFCLLTGLRTTHLPDHEIPLRRAGLTRTHQRLFLFGLLTTEIWSRL; this is encoded by the coding sequence ATGAACTCCCAACCCAACTTCAACCTCATCGCCCGTCCCTATCGCTGGCTCGAATACCTCACCCTCGGCCCCATCCTCCAAAACTGCCGCACCCACTTCCTCCCACTCCTCCTCGACCGCAAACAAGCCCTCGTCCTAGGAGACGGAGACGGCCGCTTCCTCGCAAAACTCCTCACCCGCAACCCAACCCTCCAGGCCGATGCAGTAGACACCAGCGCGACCATGCTCCGCCTCCTCCGCAACCGTTGCGAAGCAGCCACCCTCACCACCACAACCCGCCTCCGCACCCACAACCGCAGCGCCCTCGACCACTCCCCCTCAGCAAAGACAGACCTCATCACCGCACACTTCTTCTTCGACTGCCTCCCCCAGCAAGACCTCGACACCCTCATCGTCCGCATAGCCCCACACACCAGCCCAAACACCCTCTGGCTAATCTCCGACTTCCGTATCCCCTCAGGCCCGATGAGTCTTCCAGCCAAACTCTACATCCGTTCCCTCTACCTCGCCTTCTGCCTGCTCACCGGCCTCCGTACCACCCACCTCCCCGACCATGAAATCCCTCTCCGCCGCGCCGGACTCACCCGAACCCACCAGCGCCTCTTTTTATTCGGCCTCCTCACCACAGAAATATGGAGCCGTTTGTGA
- a CDS encoding M1 family metallopeptidase produces the protein MSRILLITAVLLFAPFSANAQTTSIQTPSIAINSPTPLSTRVVAYTLDAKVDTDKKSLDATEILTYKNLTGQPLSTFPFHLYLNGFQPQSSFTSETHFTGGIRDNEKSDDYPAEKIGSITISKITADGFGDLTSTQHFLAPDDNNTNDRTVVQIALPHPLAPNDSVTFRLSFHDQFPLSIARNGYKRDFLMGGQWFPKVGVFWHGAWNCHQYHSTTEFFSDFGTYLVHLTVPRRYVVGASGVPTGEIINNDGTKTLGFYGEDIGDFAFAASPHFQVTDGVFLSSMGPVQIHALALTSHPAAGQRYLKIMQQTLAQFDKRYGPYPYKILTVIDPEPGSEIGGMEYPTLFTGDTSWYEPTFETEITAEHEFGHQYWYGMVATNEFEDAWLDEGINSYTEAKVMAAILGKNTSVFSRNYANAGDASLHRFEYIIAADFDPVTRHAWQFRNSNSYGGVTYGKTSTLLTTLEGIIGRDTMDEAMRRYFMKYRFTHPTTEDFLRTIEQVAVERGKATVLAPSSPMASPVPFSGDFASTPPVNSSLRTFFNQAVYGTQVLDYTVDSIASDPVQWWLPTKEDKNTEYLTTVYLRRKSDFILPVTVQIVFSDGTRLRDTWDGIDRWKKLTYTRKAKIVSAEIDPDHLVPLDTDYFNNSITKNYDSIPRKKLANIWLSAQQLLAQLAAWLV, from the coding sequence ATGTCGCGCATCCTTCTCATCACAGCCGTCCTCCTCTTCGCACCCTTCTCCGCGAACGCCCAGACGACCAGCATCCAGACGCCCAGCATAGCGATCAACTCCCCCACGCCCCTCTCCACCCGTGTCGTCGCCTACACCCTCGACGCCAAAGTCGACACCGACAAAAAATCCCTCGACGCCACCGAGATCCTCACCTACAAGAACCTCACCGGCCAGCCCCTCAGCACCTTCCCCTTCCATCTCTATCTCAACGGCTTCCAGCCCCAGTCCAGCTTCACCTCCGAAACCCACTTCACCGGAGGCATCCGCGACAACGAGAAGAGCGACGACTACCCCGCCGAGAAGATCGGCAGCATCACCATCTCCAAGATCACCGCCGACGGCTTCGGCGACCTCACCTCCACCCAGCACTTCCTCGCCCCCGACGACAACAACACCAACGACCGCACCGTCGTCCAGATTGCCCTCCCTCATCCCCTCGCCCCGAACGACTCCGTCACCTTCCGCCTCTCCTTCCACGACCAGTTCCCGCTCTCCATCGCCCGCAACGGCTACAAGCGCGACTTCCTCATGGGAGGCCAGTGGTTCCCCAAGGTAGGCGTCTTCTGGCACGGCGCCTGGAACTGCCACCAGTACCACTCCACCACCGAGTTCTTCTCCGACTTCGGAACCTACCTCGTCCACCTGACCGTCCCCCGCCGCTACGTCGTCGGAGCCAGCGGCGTCCCCACCGGCGAGATCATCAACAACGACGGCACCAAAACCCTCGGCTTCTACGGCGAAGACATCGGCGACTTCGCCTTCGCCGCCAGCCCCCACTTCCAGGTCACCGACGGCGTCTTCCTCTCCTCCATGGGCCCCGTCCAGATCCACGCCCTCGCCCTAACCTCCCACCCCGCAGCCGGTCAGCGCTATCTCAAGATCATGCAGCAGACCCTCGCGCAGTTCGACAAGCGCTACGGCCCTTACCCCTACAAGATCCTCACCGTCATCGACCCCGAACCCGGCTCCGAGATAGGCGGCATGGAGTACCCCACCCTCTTCACCGGCGACACCAGTTGGTACGAGCCTACCTTCGAGACCGAAATCACCGCCGAGCACGAGTTCGGCCACCAGTACTGGTACGGCATGGTCGCCACCAACGAGTTCGAGGACGCCTGGCTCGACGAAGGCATCAACTCCTACACCGAAGCCAAGGTCATGGCCGCCATCCTCGGCAAGAACACCTCCGTGTTCAGCCGCAACTACGCCAACGCCGGCGACGCCTCCTTGCACCGGTTCGAATACATCATCGCAGCGGACTTCGACCCCGTCACCCGTCACGCCTGGCAGTTCCGCAACTCCAACTCCTACGGCGGAGTCACCTACGGCAAAACCAGCACCCTCCTCACCACCCTCGAAGGCATCATCGGCCGCGACACCATGGACGAGGCCATGCGCCGCTACTTCATGAAGTACCGCTTCACCCACCCCACCACCGAAGACTTCCTGCGCACCATCGAACAAGTCGCCGTCGAACGCGGCAAAGCCACCGTCCTCGCGCCCTCCAGCCCAATGGCCAGCCCCGTACCCTTCTCCGGAGACTTCGCCTCTACCCCGCCCGTCAACTCCAGCCTCCGCACCTTCTTCAACCAGGCCGTCTACGGAACCCAGGTTCTCGACTACACCGTCGACTCCATCGCCTCCGATCCCGTCCAGTGGTGGCTCCCCACCAAAGAAGACAAGAACACCGAATACCTCACCACCGTCTACCTCCGCCGCAAAAGCGACTTCATCCTCCCCGTCACCGTCCAGATCGTCTTCTCCGACGGCACCCGCCTCCGCGACACCTGGGATGGCATCGACCGCTGGAAGAAGCTGACCTATACCCGCAAGGCAAAAATCGTCTCCGCCGAGATCGACCCCGACCACCTCGTCCCGCTCGACACCGACTACTTCAACAACAGCATCACCAAAAACTACGACTCCATCCCGCGCAAAAAACTCGCCAACATCTGGCTCTCGGCACAACAGCTCCTGGCTCAGCTCGCCGCATGGCTGGTGTAA
- a CDS encoding acyltransferase family protein produces the protein MNSVCDVDFMRKLATQGDVAINMERTHRFVAINQQAVSQKLLLSHSIASYITYVPMNIQAPVTPTPQKPYFAPIDGVRSLCVLLVVEHHLKTNGHPLAFPAFIDTALGVNIFFVISGFLITTLLLREERLKGKISFSAFYWRRAFRILPVYSVVLLMYVAVSQLPSQAMRWVQLKAGMPYFLLFMNEYAKEPNNGNVFTHTWSLGIEEKFYLLWPVLFFFVVKKMPTRAIMLVCLSILFAIPVLLHLEHHPNAYFGLLAGCIMAVLLHGDATAAGITQTLRRISSPVMLLFYLLCFYLQYLNSNMVILFSIGTALCLSYLIVKPTWLTTLLSLPLLVWLGKRSYSMYLVHVLCLNVFENIIHINSQWQAVLVLGASYALSAAVAAVLYVIVEEPARQLGKRFVEQKRMRATTLGVATG, from the coding sequence ATGAACTCCGTTTGCGATGTGGACTTCATGCGTAAATTGGCAACGCAAGGCGACGTTGCCATCAACATGGAGAGAACACACAGATTCGTCGCAATCAACCAACAAGCAGTTTCACAAAAGTTACTTTTGTCGCATTCAATTGCGTCGTATATAACTTACGTACCAATGAACATCCAGGCTCCGGTTACGCCAACACCGCAAAAGCCCTATTTCGCCCCAATCGACGGCGTGCGCAGCCTCTGTGTGCTACTCGTAGTGGAGCATCACCTCAAGACGAACGGGCATCCCTTAGCATTTCCTGCGTTCATAGATACTGCTCTTGGCGTCAATATCTTTTTCGTAATCAGCGGTTTTTTGATCACGACATTATTGCTACGCGAGGAACGGCTCAAAGGGAAAATAAGCTTCTCAGCCTTCTACTGGCGGAGAGCATTTCGGATTCTGCCAGTCTATTCCGTAGTCCTGCTCATGTATGTTGCAGTGTCCCAACTGCCGTCGCAGGCAATGCGGTGGGTCCAACTCAAGGCAGGAATGCCTTATTTCCTGCTCTTCATGAACGAATACGCAAAGGAACCAAACAACGGAAACGTATTCACGCATACCTGGTCTCTTGGCATTGAGGAAAAATTTTATTTGCTATGGCCGGTTCTTTTCTTCTTTGTCGTCAAGAAGATGCCGACGCGAGCCATTATGCTGGTCTGTCTCTCTATACTGTTCGCGATTCCAGTACTCCTGCACTTAGAGCATCACCCCAATGCCTATTTCGGGCTTTTGGCCGGATGCATTATGGCAGTCCTTCTGCACGGAGATGCCACGGCGGCAGGAATCACACAGACGCTCCGACGCATATCTTCCCCTGTCATGCTACTTTTCTATCTTTTGTGCTTCTATCTGCAGTACTTGAACAGCAACATGGTCATCTTATTCAGCATCGGGACGGCGCTGTGTCTAAGCTATCTCATTGTGAAACCGACATGGCTGACAACGCTTCTCTCCCTACCGCTGCTGGTGTGGCTCGGGAAACGGTCGTACTCGATGTATCTGGTTCACGTCCTCTGCTTGAATGTCTTTGAAAACATCATCCATATCAACTCCCAATGGCAGGCGGTGCTGGTATTGGGAGCAAGCTATGCCTTGTCCGCGGCGGTAGCGGCGGTGCTATACGTGATCGTGGAAGAACCTGCGCGGCAACTCGGGAAACGGTTTGTCGAACAGAAGCGAATGCGCGCAACTACCCTCGGTGTGGCGACAGGTTGA
- a CDS encoding SixA phosphatase family protein yields MNLFILRHASAGTKRANPLLDIKRPLDKDGKRHCLQLSQILNAMNINFDLIVSSPLKRSLQTASLIGTETGYEAPILLSNGLAPEAKFPDFQKLLDECQGRENVLVVGHNPNLQSFLGALLVPPSTRTSAQTRLRKGSIARLNMLRRPASLQWLLDPRTVRALYSTSTRSARRKTAKK; encoded by the coding sequence ATGAATTTATTCATCCTTCGCCACGCCAGTGCAGGCACCAAACGCGCAAATCCCCTGCTGGACATCAAGCGTCCCCTCGACAAGGACGGCAAACGCCACTGCCTCCAGCTCTCCCAAATCCTGAACGCAATGAACATCAACTTCGACCTGATCGTCTCCAGCCCGCTCAAGCGCAGCCTCCAGACCGCTTCGCTGATCGGCACCGAGACTGGCTACGAAGCTCCCATCCTGCTCTCGAACGGCCTCGCCCCCGAAGCAAAGTTCCCCGACTTCCAGAAGCTCCTCGACGAGTGCCAGGGCCGCGAGAACGTCCTCGTCGTCGGCCATAACCCCAATCTACAGAGCTTCTTAGGTGCACTCCTCGTGCCGCCTTCCACCCGAACCTCGGCGCAGACCCGCCTCCGCAAAGGCTCTATCGCCCGGCTTAACATGCTCCGCCGTCCCGCCAGCCTGCAGTGGCTCCTCGACCCGCGCACCGTCCGCGCCCTTTACTCCACCTCGACCAGAAGCGCCCGCCGAAAGACCGCCAAGAAGTAA
- a CDS encoding Ppx/GppA phosphatase family protein — MPTFAAIDIGSNSCRLKIASLQMHRLKTLHEDREVTRLGESVFQTGVISPEAMASTIAALKRFHKAVQLHVVDKVRVVATSAMRDARNAAAFTEWVKSATGWNVEVISGLEEGRLIHLGVVTHEVGARGKCMLIDLGGGSCEVTISDGGLVKGMVSLPLGAVRLQQFLQNDPPAKDDVVRLKQYIDRELKRAEKKLGVHHRIGLVIATSGTAAALAEASLTLPLKGTKGSVPLKDVAKRATRKIGALTASADDVRRLADRLVKMNNAQRAAVVGIGPKRSEIIVGGAQVYASLLERMGLKGFRYSSLGLRDGMLAQMLGEVDLRTSVHKKIEDERWAGVLEVCRRYGIDQKKAEPVRQHVVQLFNALARVHELPEEYRLWLEAAAMMQDAGKFMNHQGHHRHTQYIIANSEIFGFSPEQRLIVSAIGRFLGKSMPEATDRVMRMVPIEEHTNVTRAVVLLRLAQALNQDRASAVVTIKPLVYPKRVVLQIVPGRGGAELEAWSVKKETAYFLAVFRRALLVEVE, encoded by the coding sequence ATGCCTACGTTTGCCGCCATCGATATTGGATCGAACTCCTGCCGATTGAAGATTGCCTCGTTGCAGATGCACCGGCTTAAGACGCTGCATGAGGACCGCGAGGTGACACGGCTAGGAGAGAGTGTATTCCAGACGGGGGTGATTTCTCCGGAGGCGATGGCGTCGACGATTGCGGCGCTGAAGCGGTTTCATAAGGCGGTTCAGCTACATGTGGTTGATAAGGTGCGGGTTGTGGCGACGAGCGCGATGCGGGATGCACGCAACGCGGCGGCGTTCACGGAGTGGGTGAAGTCGGCGACGGGGTGGAATGTTGAAGTGATCTCGGGGCTGGAAGAGGGGCGGCTGATCCACCTCGGGGTGGTGACGCATGAGGTGGGGGCTCGCGGGAAGTGCATGTTGATCGACCTGGGCGGGGGAAGCTGCGAGGTGACGATCTCGGACGGGGGGCTGGTGAAGGGGATGGTCAGCCTTCCGCTGGGGGCGGTGCGGCTGCAGCAGTTTTTGCAGAACGATCCACCGGCGAAGGACGATGTGGTTCGGCTGAAGCAGTACATCGACCGTGAGCTGAAACGGGCGGAGAAGAAGCTGGGAGTACATCATCGGATCGGGTTGGTGATTGCGACCTCGGGGACGGCGGCGGCGCTGGCGGAGGCTAGTCTGACGTTGCCGTTGAAGGGGACGAAGGGTAGCGTACCGCTTAAGGACGTCGCGAAGAGGGCGACGCGGAAGATTGGAGCGCTGACGGCTTCAGCGGACGATGTTCGACGGCTGGCGGACCGGTTGGTGAAGATGAATAATGCGCAACGGGCGGCGGTGGTGGGGATTGGGCCGAAGCGGTCGGAGATTATAGTCGGGGGCGCGCAGGTTTATGCGAGTCTGCTGGAGCGGATGGGGCTGAAGGGTTTCCGGTACTCGTCGCTGGGGCTGCGGGACGGAATGCTGGCGCAGATGCTGGGTGAGGTGGACCTGCGAACGTCAGTGCATAAGAAGATTGAGGACGAACGCTGGGCAGGGGTTTTGGAGGTCTGTCGACGGTATGGGATCGACCAGAAGAAGGCCGAGCCGGTGCGGCAGCACGTGGTGCAGCTATTCAATGCGCTGGCTCGGGTGCATGAGCTGCCGGAGGAGTATAGGTTGTGGCTGGAGGCGGCGGCGATGATGCAGGATGCCGGTAAGTTCATGAATCATCAGGGACATCACCGGCATACGCAGTACATTATCGCGAACTCGGAGATCTTTGGTTTTTCGCCGGAACAGCGACTGATTGTGAGTGCGATTGGGCGTTTTCTGGGGAAGAGCATGCCGGAGGCGACGGATCGGGTGATGCGGATGGTGCCGATCGAGGAGCATACCAACGTGACCCGAGCGGTGGTGCTGCTGCGGCTGGCGCAGGCGCTGAATCAGGACCGGGCGAGTGCAGTGGTGACGATCAAGCCGCTGGTGTATCCGAAGCGGGTGGTGTTGCAGATCGTTCCGGGGCGCGGCGGGGCGGAGCTGGAGGCATGGTCGGTGAAGAAAGAGACGGCTTACTTCTTGGCGGTCTTTCGGCGGGCGCTTCTGGTCGAGGTGGAGTAA
- a CDS encoding ArnT family glycosyltransferase, with protein sequence MLVQQPESLKEAPLRPHATALHSHFVAPRRPTALAILGGLWLIIFFASLFAPPLLDDADATHANAARHILLSSDWVTLHVNGIRYLEKAPLPYWLVAISFKLFGFNTFAAHLPQTIGVLLLALLGYLWADKAFGPRTALYTGIAILTSAGVFLFTRVFIPEVLLSLLLCAALYLMLEALEGGRPFTTYSMWTVLALAVLTKGLVALVFFGGATILYLFLSGDSIHWRTLKPFTGTLLFLVIAAPWHILAGLRNTGGMDGHGFFWFYFVNEHFLRFLGKRIPMDYNKLPGYLFWSLHLVWLFPWALFLPVLVQQAFIAFRNHRRASTPIFDNWPTWTAYAVAIGGILLRNLFHFPYLLTVLLAAVAILLIELRRRQQHAAPGTALLHIDTYAQRTTLLLTIYAGLILVFFSFSTNQEYYTFPAYLPLLILLTHALVRAEDASAVDKHSRLWINIAHATFTVLGAAIFAALAYGLWTARHEAFVPDIGDLLAHRGVGDYTLSMSHLFDLTGKSFAALRLPAAIAALAFAFGPALAWILRRQRRHLAATGMLALTSTVFLIAAHIALIRFGPMLSSQTIAAKIQQLEDNNTISRDSVVMLYGDQAFGSSIPFYLGKDVDLVEGRSTSMLFGSTFPDAPPIFLTNADLLAGWGKGDRKLLFVPLEKRDVVDQLLGSRQIILDETSGKALITDRPLR encoded by the coding sequence ATGCTCGTACAGCAGCCAGAGTCTCTGAAGGAAGCTCCCCTCCGACCCCACGCCACGGCTCTCCACTCCCATTTTGTAGCACCACGCCGCCCCACCGCCCTCGCCATCCTCGGCGGACTCTGGCTCATCATCTTCTTCGCCTCGCTCTTCGCTCCCCCGCTGCTGGACGACGCCGACGCAACCCACGCCAACGCCGCCCGACACATCCTCCTCAGCAGCGACTGGGTCACCCTCCACGTCAACGGCATCCGCTACCTCGAAAAAGCGCCGCTCCCCTACTGGCTCGTCGCCATCAGCTTCAAGCTCTTCGGCTTCAACACCTTCGCCGCCCATCTCCCCCAGACCATCGGCGTCCTTCTGCTGGCCCTCCTCGGCTACCTCTGGGCAGACAAAGCCTTCGGCCCCCGCACCGCCCTCTACACCGGCATCGCCATCCTCACCTCAGCCGGAGTCTTTCTCTTCACTCGCGTCTTCATCCCCGAGGTGCTGCTCTCCCTTCTGCTCTGCGCCGCGCTCTACCTCATGCTCGAAGCCCTCGAAGGCGGCAGACCCTTCACCACCTACAGCATGTGGACCGTGCTCGCCCTCGCCGTCCTCACCAAGGGCCTCGTCGCGCTGGTCTTCTTCGGCGGAGCCACCATCCTCTACCTCTTCCTCAGCGGAGACTCCATCCACTGGCGCACCCTGAAGCCCTTCACCGGAACCCTGCTCTTCCTCGTCATCGCCGCCCCCTGGCACATCCTCGCCGGACTCCGCAACACCGGCGGCATGGACGGCCACGGCTTCTTCTGGTTCTACTTCGTCAACGAGCACTTCCTGCGCTTCCTCGGCAAGCGCATTCCCATGGACTACAACAAGCTCCCCGGCTATCTCTTCTGGAGCCTCCACCTCGTCTGGCTCTTCCCCTGGGCGCTCTTCCTCCCGGTACTCGTCCAGCAGGCGTTCATCGCCTTCCGCAACCACCGCCGCGCCAGCACGCCCATCTTCGACAACTGGCCCACATGGACCGCCTACGCCGTCGCCATCGGCGGCATCCTGCTCCGAAACCTCTTCCACTTCCCTTATCTGCTCACCGTCCTGCTCGCAGCCGTAGCCATTCTCCTCATCGAGTTGCGCCGTCGCCAGCAGCACGCCGCCCCCGGCACCGCCCTCCTCCACATCGACACCTACGCCCAGCGCACCACCCTCCTGCTCACCATCTACGCCGGTCTCATCCTCGTCTTCTTCTCGTTCTCCACCAATCAGGAGTACTACACCTTCCCGGCGTACCTCCCACTACTGATCCTCCTCACCCACGCCCTCGTCCGCGCCGAAGACGCCTCCGCCGTCGACAAGCACTCCCGCCTCTGGATCAACATCGCCCACGCCACCTTCACCGTCCTCGGCGCCGCCATCTTCGCCGCCCTCGCCTACGGCCTCTGGACCGCACGTCACGAAGCCTTCGTCCCCGACATCGGCGACCTCCTCGCACATCGCGGCGTCGGCGACTACACCCTCTCCATGTCGCACCTGTTCGACCTCACCGGCAAGAGCTTCGCCGCCCTCCGTCTTCCCGCCGCCATCGCCGCCCTCGCCTTCGCCTTCGGCCCCGCCCTCGCCTGGATACTCCGCCGGCAGCGCCGCCACCTCGCCGCGACCGGCATGCTCGCCCTCACCAGTACCGTCTTCCTCATCGCCGCACACATCGCCCTCATCCGCTTCGGCCCCATGCTCTCCTCGCAGACCATCGCCGCCAAGATCCAGCAGCTCGAAGACAACAACACCATCTCCCGCGACAGCGTTGTCATGCTCTACGGCGACCAGGCGTTCGGCTCCTCCATCCCCTTCTATCTCGGCAAAGATGTCGATCTCGTCGAAGGCCGCTCCACCTCCATGCTCTTCGGCTCCACCTTCCCCGACGCCCCACCCATCTTCCTCACCAACGCCGACCTCCTCGCAGGCTGGGGTAAAGGCGACCGCAAACTCCTCTTCGTCCCCCTCGAAAAGCGCGACGTCGTCGATCAGCTCCTCGGCAGCCGCCAGATCATCCTGGACGAGACCTCCGGCAAAGCCCTCATCACCGATCGCCCCCTTCGATAG